From the genome of Salvia splendens isolate huo1 chromosome 7, SspV2, whole genome shotgun sequence:
TATCGACACTTTCAAGTTGAATATTAACATTGATACATCAGTATTGTTTTAAAAATAGCATATTATCAAGCAACACATTACTAACCAATCACTAACTACTAATTATACCagattttttaatcaaaatttcCAGTTCGTAAAGGGCGAAGGCTCAACATTTCATAGAAATGGATTCCGGGCTTTTAGGGCACACGCAACACTACCGAAAAAGGGGCCACCTGAGGCAGCCCTCCGACTCTCACCGACTCAAAACGCAAGCGGATTACCACAGATAAACAATAACAGATAACCTGAACCGAAATCAATAACCCCAAACCAAGAATACTCCGTCTGTTACCAAGTGTTTGGCATTTTACACTCTGGCAACATAACCCGAGAGTTGTTACAAGAAAAACTCGGACAAATGCTTTTTTCCCTTCTGAAATGCAGAAAACCAATCCAATAGATGTCATCCATCCCACGAAATCCAGAAATAAACTCCACACAGAAAAACAGATCAAAAATCACAGCTTTTTCTAGATAAAGATATGGCTAACAGAATATAAGCTTCGACCAGGAAAGGTATTATAGCTTTAGCCAGCACCATAGTTCCACAAACTATTAACATTCTGTAGAGCAAAGCATAGAGCTAGTATCATACTCCACTGCTACACTAGAAGACTTTAATTTGCGCGGCTTTTGAAGACATCCAGACCCATCTCAGTTGGGTCAGTTGCTTGCAGCTCAATCTGAATGCCATCTAGCTCCCTCTTGAACCTGTCCTTTGAGCTTGCGTAGATCATCTTGCTCCTAACTTTTGCAGTGTCGGGGGACCTTATAAGCACAAGTAAAAGGCACACATAGTTACAAAAGGACATTTAAACAGATATGGAGATGGAGATTCATTATGTTCAACAGAAAGGTAAATTACCAGGCGATGAAGAATATCCTGCTCTTTGGGACATTCTCTTCGGTGAAATAGTCAAAGTCATAAATTGCATATCTGCACTCATCAGCAGGAAGGAGTGCAGTAAAGTCATCATAAGTTTGGGCTGGTTCTCCAAGCTTCTCTACAATAACCTGCTTCTCTTCGATCTTGAAAACAATGTAACGGTGTGATCGCTTGGTTTTCAACTCCATAAACTTCAGCTTGCACTCGTCATGCACAGCAATTCCTGATGCTGAATTGGCCTGTAAGCACAAAGGAAGTGAGATATTGGAACAGTTAGAGCATCAATATTTAGTGGGCCGCAAAACCCATCTCATTATTTACTCAAAACGATCAATATCATGGATCTCTCTGTGAGAGAGTGAGAGAATGGGGCTTGCTGCAATACTCTCCTTGATAAAGCTTTCAAGAAATCATGTAGTTACAAACAATGTTGAGGATATATGTTAGAACATGAAACTATTGGAAGCTTTAGGTCTCAATCAAAGCCAAAATCTACCCCCAGACTTGCCAATAGGACCAGGTAGTCATTTAATTGACCTTTTCCATACAAAAAAAACTTAGTAAAACTGCATAGAGTAAtatgattaaaatattatagATAGCGAGACACAGGAGGAGAGAGATGGAGGCAGTGGAGGAGGAAAGTCATTTTAAACTATCCATGCAGAAgagaaaggaagaaaagaaCACTCGTGAAATAAAGCTTGCTTATAAGAACCATTAGTGGATAGCTGGCCAAAAATTATGTTTAAATGGCAtgttaaaatgtcaataacccTACATGTATTTTGTCCTATTCATAATACACAAGTAAGGAGTATAATGTTAATAACCAAGCCACTATGAAGATTGGAGAGCTGGAGGACTTGGAGACTAGTACAGCTAGCTCAATCAAGGGAGCCCAAAAGCAAATGTCAACAAAAATAAGAGTTTTCATGATATATTAAAAGATAAAAGGGTGTGTGTGTTACTATTCTTATTTGTTATGCTACATGGCTATCAAACAT
Proteins encoded in this window:
- the LOC121810969 gene encoding actin-depolymerizing factor 3-like, producing MANSASGIAVHDECKLKFMELKTKRSHRYIVFKIEEKQVIVEKLGEPAQTYDDFTALLPADECRYAIYDFDYFTEENVPKSRIFFIAWSPDTAKVRSKMIYASSKDRFKRELDGIQIELQATDPTEMGLDVFKSRAN